From Halapricum desulfuricans, a single genomic window includes:
- a CDS encoding 50S ribosomal protein L37e, which yields MTGKGTPSQGKKNKTTHVKCRRCGNKSYHVKKGVCASCGFGKSAKRRGYEWQSKTGE from the coding sequence ATGACTGGCAAAGGAACTCCAAGCCAGGGCAAAAAGAACAAGACCACACACGTCAAGTGCCGACGGTGTGGAAACAAGTCCTATCACGTCAAGAAAGGCGTCTGTGCGTCCTGTGGCTTCGGCAAGTCGGCGAAGCGACGGGGCTACGAGTGGCAGAGTAAAACCGGCGAATAG
- a CDS encoding LSM domain-containing protein: protein MSGRPLDVLEAALEETVTVQLKDGEMYTGELAGYDQHMNLVIEEGEDTTIIRGDNVVTISP from the coding sequence ATGAGTGGACGACCGCTTGACGTACTCGAAGCAGCGCTCGAAGAGACAGTTACCGTCCAGTTGAAGGACGGCGAGATGTACACCGGCGAGCTAGCTGGCTACGACCAGCACATGAACCTCGTCATCGAGGAGGGCGAAGACACAACGATTATACGCGGCGACAACGTCGTCACAATTAGTCCATGA
- a CDS encoding zinc-dependent metalloprotease, with protein sequence MGLYRSVRAVSEASGSGPIDWEAVAEASKAGTDSGTLDISTAEREGYATDVRDARDRVRSVSGIDFDLPDRVQIINRHHWIDNNIETFRRVMTPLEDQVGMFPSAARVINSGSMTVALSFLARNVLGQYDPLLLADGDGADDHALYFVYPNIAHVADSLAADDDRFRRWIAFHEVTHAAEFGAAPWLSDHLESRMEDAVEKLAAGDIDREMLGELDTTMTAVEGYAELLMDRAFDEEYQDLREEIERRRQGRGPVQTLIRRVLGLNMKRRQYERGKDFFDAVADARDIEFAGKVWERPENLPTDAEIDAPEQWIRRMAE encoded by the coding sequence ATGGGACTGTATCGCAGTGTTCGCGCCGTGTCCGAGGCGTCCGGCTCCGGTCCGATCGACTGGGAGGCCGTCGCCGAGGCCTCGAAGGCCGGGACCGACTCCGGTACCCTCGATATCTCGACTGCCGAACGCGAGGGGTACGCGACCGACGTTCGTGACGCACGTGACCGCGTTCGATCCGTCTCCGGTATCGATTTCGACCTGCCCGACCGGGTCCAGATCATCAACCGTCACCACTGGATCGACAACAACATCGAGACTTTTCGGCGCGTCATGACGCCGCTCGAAGATCAGGTCGGGATGTTCCCGTCGGCCGCACGCGTGATCAACAGCGGCTCGATGACGGTCGCGCTCTCGTTTCTCGCGCGCAACGTCCTCGGCCAGTATGACCCACTACTGCTCGCGGACGGCGACGGCGCGGACGACCACGCCCTGTACTTCGTCTACCCCAATATCGCGCACGTCGCCGATTCTCTCGCTGCCGACGACGACCGCTTCCGCCGCTGGATCGCGTTCCACGAGGTGACCCACGCCGCGGAGTTCGGAGCGGCACCGTGGCTGTCCGACCATCTCGAATCGCGGATGGAAGACGCCGTTGAGAAACTTGCAGCTGGCGATATCGACCGCGAGATGCTGGGCGAACTCGATACGACGATGACGGCCGTCGAGGGCTACGCCGAACTGTTGATGGATCGGGCCTTCGACGAGGAGTACCAGGACCTCCGCGAGGAGATCGAGCGCCGCCGCCAGGGCCGCGGCCCGGTGCAGACGCTGATCCGACGCGTCCTCGGACTGAACATGAAGCGGCGCCAGTACGAGCGCGGCAAGGACTTCTTCGACGCGGTCGCGGACGCTCGCGATATCGAATTCGCCGGCAAGGTGTGGGAGCGACCCGAGAATCTACCGACAGATGCGGAGATCGACGCGCCGGAGCAGTGGATCCGCCGGATGGCCGAGTGA
- a CDS encoding valine--tRNA ligase — MSDLPDTYDPDDREQHWRQQWQEMDLYSYDAEAADPDTDYVIDTPPPYPTGNLHIGNALGWCYMDFAARYHRLQGEDVLFPQGWDCHGLPTEVKVEENNDIHRTDVPREEFRQMCIDHTNEQIDAMKETMDMLGFSQDWDQEFRTMDPEYWGTTQESFVEMSDDDRVYRDEHPVNWCPRCETAIADAEVETEEGVEGTLHYITFPSTDEESEDVEIATTRPELLSSCVAMAVHPDDDRYADRVGDTFEVPLFGQEVEIIADEEADPEFGTGAVMICTFGDKQDVDWWAEHDLDLRMSFTEDGHLNEKAGEYEGLPIDEAKDVIAEDLAEDGYLNDTEPTTQNVGQCWRCDTPIEILSKEQWFVEVDQDEILERAQAVEWIPEHMYDRLEEWTEGMEWDWVISRQRVFATPIPAWFCANDECDHIHVADPAELPAKPTEEDPTIDECPECGGTEWVGETDVMDTWMDSSITPLFVRGWPDEQFHPTTLRPQGHDIIRTWAFYTLLRTGALEDEIPWEEILINGMVFGDDGNKMSKSRGNFVQPEEVVEEHSADAFRQAMALAGKRGEDVQFQWKEVTSASRFNTKIWNITKFAAEHLEEDREPLSNPAYRDIDRWILSRAAETAETVAAYMDEYRFDAALREVREFVWHDLADDYLELTKGRLYEGRPGERDAARQGLFLSLTASLQMLAPFAPFIAEEAYDALPSTDDSVHATEWPDIDLHPEEVENLAAVEQAGEIIVDVASTIRGWKSDEGMALNTELEKVEVYPDDAPEERAIDTYDLSEAVNGPVLMREGVPNVELVPVEVDPDHSVIGPEFRDEAGQVVSALESMDPETVASQLDRHAEVEVDIGSDVVTLPDSAVEIIEEHRAASGEEVEVIESETATILIYE; from the coding sequence ATGAGTGACCTTCCAGACACCTACGACCCTGACGACCGCGAGCAGCACTGGCGCCAGCAGTGGCAGGAGATGGATCTCTACAGTTACGACGCCGAGGCGGCCGACCCCGACACCGACTACGTGATCGACACGCCGCCGCCGTACCCGACCGGCAATCTCCACATCGGCAACGCCCTCGGCTGGTGTTACATGGACTTCGCCGCCCGCTATCACCGACTCCAGGGCGAGGACGTGCTCTTCCCGCAGGGCTGGGACTGCCACGGGCTCCCGACCGAGGTCAAAGTCGAGGAGAACAACGACATCCACCGGACCGACGTCCCGCGCGAGGAGTTCCGCCAGATGTGCATCGATCACACCAACGAACAGATCGACGCGATGAAAGAGACGATGGATATGCTGGGGTTCTCCCAGGACTGGGATCAGGAGTTCCGGACGATGGATCCCGAGTACTGGGGGACGACCCAGGAGTCGTTCGTCGAGATGTCCGACGACGACCGCGTCTACCGTGACGAACACCCGGTCAACTGGTGTCCGCGCTGTGAGACCGCCATCGCCGACGCCGAGGTCGAGACGGAAGAGGGCGTCGAGGGGACGCTGCACTACATTACCTTCCCCAGCACCGACGAGGAGAGCGAGGACGTGGAGATCGCCACGACCCGCCCCGAACTGCTGTCCTCGTGTGTCGCGATGGCGGTCCATCCGGACGACGACCGCTATGCAGACCGCGTCGGCGACACCTTCGAGGTCCCGCTGTTCGGCCAGGAAGTCGAGATCATCGCCGACGAAGAGGCCGACCCCGAATTCGGGACTGGCGCGGTGATGATCTGTACGTTCGGGGACAAACAGGACGTTGACTGGTGGGCCGAACACGATCTGGACCTGCGTATGAGTTTTACCGAGGACGGTCACCTCAACGAGAAGGCCGGCGAGTACGAAGGGCTACCCATCGACGAGGCCAAAGACGTCATCGCCGAGGACCTTGCGGAAGATGGATATCTCAACGACACCGAACCGACGACCCAGAACGTCGGGCAGTGCTGGCGCTGTGACACGCCGATCGAAATTCTCAGCAAAGAGCAGTGGTTCGTCGAGGTCGATCAGGACGAAATCCTCGAGCGTGCCCAGGCGGTCGAATGGATCCCCGAGCACATGTACGATCGGCTGGAGGAGTGGACAGAAGGCATGGAGTGGGACTGGGTCATCTCCCGCCAGCGCGTGTTCGCGACGCCGATCCCGGCGTGGTTCTGTGCCAACGACGAGTGTGATCACATCCACGTCGCCGACCCCGCGGAACTCCCGGCCAAACCCACCGAGGAAGACCCTACAATCGATGAATGTCCCGAATGTGGCGGTACCGAATGGGTGGGTGAGACCGACGTGATGGACACCTGGATGGATTCCTCGATAACGCCGCTTTTCGTCCGTGGCTGGCCCGACGAACAGTTCCACCCGACGACGCTCCGGCCGCAGGGCCACGACATCATCCGGACGTGGGCGTTCTACACGCTCCTGCGCACGGGAGCGCTCGAAGACGAGATCCCGTGGGAGGAGATCCTCATCAACGGGATGGTCTTCGGCGACGACGGCAACAAGATGTCCAAGTCCCGCGGCAACTTCGTCCAGCCCGAGGAGGTCGTCGAGGAACACTCCGCCGACGCCTTCCGGCAGGCGATGGCGCTCGCGGGCAAGCGCGGCGAGGACGTGCAGTTCCAGTGGAAAGAAGTCACCTCAGCCTCGCGGTTCAACACCAAGATCTGGAACATCACGAAGTTCGCGGCCGAGCACCTCGAAGAGGACCGCGAGCCCCTCTCCAATCCCGCATATCGAGACATCGACCGGTGGATCCTCTCGCGGGCCGCCGAGACCGCCGAGACCGTCGCGGCGTACATGGACGAGTACCGCTTCGACGCGGCGCTGCGCGAGGTCCGCGAGTTCGTCTGGCACGACCTGGCCGACGACTACCTCGAACTCACCAAGGGCCGCCTGTACGAAGGCCGGCCCGGCGAGCGCGACGCCGCCCGTCAGGGACTGTTCCTCTCGCTGACGGCCTCGCTGCAGATGCTCGCACCTTTCGCCCCGTTCATCGCCGAGGAAGCCTACGATGCGCTTCCGAGTACCGACGACAGCGTCCACGCGACCGAGTGGCCCGATATCGACCTCCACCCCGAGGAAGTCGAAAATCTGGCCGCCGTCGAGCAGGCCGGCGAGATCATCGTCGACGTGGCCTCGACGATCCGCGGCTGGAAGTCCGACGAGGGAATGGCCCTGAACACCGAACTGGAGAAAGTCGAGGTCTATCCCGACGATGCGCCCGAGGAGCGAGCGATCGACACCTACGACCTCAGCGAAGCCGTCAACGGACCCGTGTTGATGCGCGAGGGCGTGCCCAACGTCGAGCTCGTCCCCGTCGAGGTCGATCCCGACCACTCCGTCATCGGCCCGGAGTTCCGCGATGAGGCCGGGCAGGTCGTCTCCGCGCTCGAATCGATGGATCCCGAAACGGTCGCCAGCCAACTCGACCGCCACGCCGAGGTCGAGGTCGACATCGGCAGCGACGTCGTGACACTCCCCGATAGCGCCGTCGAAATCATCGAGGAACACCGCGCGGCCTCCGGCGAGGAAGTCGAAGTCATCGAATCCGAGACGGCGACGATCCTGATCTACGAGTGA
- a CDS encoding DUF2103 domain-containing protein, whose amino-acid sequence MECRQCASPLERPGDYCLVCRTRNAEAVVLDLDRERARIVSLFDGSTLGEHTITTTPEDDGDAQVVELRNFAGLVADEVRRKRPEEVYVTGDRDVIERLRGQLHYPFYRVRADDPVEHVLERRGEPALEVVDAAPAEKLGGSHSTLIGGRDGQRAIQTVAGHPHVKKVIPGPIDAGGSGSRTGVRAKATRASEDGNVRLLIRDGSSVQENRVVTTAGDRQLGEHVRADLNEALAEADLQD is encoded by the coding sequence ATGGAGTGTCGGCAGTGTGCCTCGCCGCTCGAGCGTCCCGGCGATTACTGTCTGGTCTGTCGGACGCGTAATGCGGAGGCCGTGGTCCTCGATCTCGACCGGGAGCGAGCGCGGATCGTCTCGCTGTTCGATGGGTCGACCCTCGGCGAGCACACGATCACGACCACGCCCGAAGACGACGGAGACGCCCAAGTAGTCGAACTCCGGAACTTCGCCGGGCTCGTGGCCGACGAAGTCCGGCGCAAGCGCCCCGAAGAGGTCTACGTCACTGGCGATCGGGACGTGATCGAGCGCCTGCGCGGGCAGTTGCACTACCCGTTCTACCGGGTTCGAGCGGACGATCCTGTCGAGCACGTGCTCGAACGGCGCGGCGAGCCAGCACTGGAGGTCGTCGATGCCGCGCCCGCGGAGAAACTCGGCGGCAGCCACTCGACGCTGATCGGCGGTCGGGACGGCCAGCGGGCCATCCAGACGGTAGCGGGCCACCCCCACGTAAAGAAGGTCATTCCGGGCCCGATCGACGCCGGCGGCAGCGGCTCACGAACGGGGGTCCGCGCGAAGGCGACCCGCGCTAGCGAGGACGGAAACGTCCGGTTGCTCATCCGGGACGGCTCCAGCGTCCAGGAGAACCGCGTCGTGACGACTGCGGGCGATCGCCAGCTCGGCGAGCACGTCCGCGCCGACCTGAACGAAGCGCTCGCTGAGGCTGATTTGCAGGACTGA
- a CDS encoding 50S ribosomal protein L37ae has product MAEKRTGSAGRFGARYGRVARRRVAEIEAEMHDDHTCPSCGEDRVDRQGTGIWECQACGHTFTGGAYQPETPAGQTVQRSIRAALSEDEN; this is encoded by the coding sequence ATGGCCGAGAAACGTACCGGAAGCGCGGGTCGGTTTGGTGCCCGCTACGGGCGCGTCGCCCGGCGTCGCGTCGCGGAGATTGAGGCGGAAATGCACGACGACCACACCTGTCCCAGTTGCGGCGAGGACCGAGTTGACCGCCAGGGGACCGGCATCTGGGAGTGCCAGGCCTGCGGTCACACCTTCACCGGTGGGGCCTACCAGCCCGAGACACCTGCCGGCCAGACGGTCCAGCGCTCGATCCGCGCGGCACTGTCCGAGGACGAAAACTAA
- a CDS encoding DNA-directed RNA polymerase subunit P has product MSYKCSRCKRDVELDSYGGVRCPYCGHRVLLKERAPDVKEVTVE; this is encoded by the coding sequence ATGAGCTACAAGTGTTCTCGCTGCAAGCGCGACGTCGAACTGGATTCCTACGGCGGCGTCCGCTGTCCGTACTGCGGCCACCGCGTCCTGCTCAAGGAGCGCGCCCCGGACGTCAAGGAAGTCACCGTCGAGTAG
- a CDS encoding KEOPS complex subunit Pcc1, which translates to MDHEAVFTAVYESARHARRVGRSVELEAGAIEGDRTVATVDRDSDRLTVAIEAADLVALRAGINTWLSLVDVAERCSGVEAVAVE; encoded by the coding sequence ATGGATCACGAGGCCGTTTTCACCGCCGTCTACGAATCTGCCCGGCACGCCCGCCGCGTCGGACGCAGCGTCGAACTGGAAGCCGGCGCCATCGAGGGCGATCGGACAGTCGCGACCGTCGATCGTGACAGCGACCGTCTGACTGTCGCGATCGAAGCGGCGGATCTGGTCGCGTTGCGCGCCGGGATCAACACCTGGCTGTCGCTGGTCGATGTCGCCGAGCGCTGCAGCGGCGTCGAAGCGGTCGCTGTCGAGTAG